A DNA window from Ranitomeya imitator isolate aRanImi1 chromosome 2, aRanImi1.pri, whole genome shotgun sequence contains the following coding sequences:
- the LHX3 gene encoding LIM/homeobox protein Lhx3 isoform X2, which produces MLLERVRSSSQQSADMCGFPGSAEIPLCAGCNQHIMDRFILKVLDRHWHSKCLKCNDCQIQLAEKCFSRGDSVYCKDDFFKRFGTKCAACQQGIPPTQVVRRAQEFVYHLHCFSCIVCKRQLATGDEFYLMEDSRLVCKADYETAKQREAESTAKRPRTTITAKQLETLKNAYNNSPKPARHVREQLSSETGLDMRVVQVWFQNRRAKEKRLKKDAGRQRWGQYFRNMKRSRGNSKSDKDSIQEEGPDSDAEVSFTDEPTISEMNHSNGIYNTLNEASPVLGRQAGSNGAFSLEHGGIPASDQYHDLRSNSPYGIPQSPASLQPMPGHQPLISSLAFPDAGLGIMAQGGQGVPPSMRVLGANGPSSDLSTGSSGGYPDFPASPASWLDEVDHAQF; this is translated from the exons AAATCCCTTTGTGTGCCGGCTGCAATCAACACATCATGGACAGATTTATTCTTAAAGTGTTGGACAGACACTGGCACAGTAAATGCCTCAAGTGCAATGACTGTCAGATCCAGCTGGCCGAGAAGTGCTTCAGCAGGGGGGACAGCGTCTACTGCAAAGACGACTTCTTCAA GAGGTTTGGGACAAAATGTGCAGCCTGCCAACAAGGGATTCCCCCCACCCAGGTGGTGAGGCGTGCCCAGGAGTTTGTGTACCACCTGCATTGCTTCTCCTGCATTGTGTGTAAGCGGCAGCTAGCTACCGGGGATGAGTTTTACCTAATGGAGGATAGTAGGCTGGTGTGCAAGGCCGACTACGAAACGGCAAAGCAGAGAG AAGCGGAATCGACAGCCAAAAGGCCAAGGACGACCATTACTGCAAAGCAGCTGGAGACACTGAAAAATGCCTATAACAACTCCCCAAAACCTGCCAGACACGTCCGAGAGCAGCTGTCATCGGAGACAGGCCTGGATATGAGAGTGGTGCAG GTCTGGTTTCAAAATAGAAGAGCAAaagagaaaagattaaaaaaagatGCTGGGAGACAACGATGGGGGCAGTACTTCAGAAACATGAAAAGGTCGAGAGGAAATTCTAAATCTGATAAGGACAGTATCCAGGAAGAAGGTCCGGACAGCGATGCAGAAGTCTCTTTTACAG ATGAGCCCACCATCTCAGAAATGAACCATTCCAATGGGATTTATAACACTTTAAATGAGGCATCGCCAGTTCTGGGCAGGCAGGCTGGAAGCAATGGTGCCTTCTCTTTGGAACATGGCGGCATCCCAGCTTCAGACCAGTATCATGACCTAAGATCCAACAGCCCCTACGGAATACCTCAGTCTCCAGCATCATTACAGCCAATGCCAGGCCACCAGCCGTTGATTTCAAGCTTGGCATTCCCTGATGCCGGATTGGGTATAATGGCGCAAGGTGGGCAAGGAGTGCCACCTTCCATGAGAGTATTAGGCGCAAATGGACCAAGTTCTGACCTCTCCACTGGTAGTAGTGGTGGATATCCAGATTTTCCTGCCAGTCCTGCTTCTTGGTTAGATGAAGTTGACCATGCTCAGTTTTGA
- the LHX3 gene encoding LIM/homeobox protein Lhx3 isoform X1 encodes MDHALKEVTPSKESASADMLFALLAQNEDLRKEIPLCAGCNQHIMDRFILKVLDRHWHSKCLKCNDCQIQLAEKCFSRGDSVYCKDDFFKRFGTKCAACQQGIPPTQVVRRAQEFVYHLHCFSCIVCKRQLATGDEFYLMEDSRLVCKADYETAKQREAESTAKRPRTTITAKQLETLKNAYNNSPKPARHVREQLSSETGLDMRVVQVWFQNRRAKEKRLKKDAGRQRWGQYFRNMKRSRGNSKSDKDSIQEEGPDSDAEVSFTDEPTISEMNHSNGIYNTLNEASPVLGRQAGSNGAFSLEHGGIPASDQYHDLRSNSPYGIPQSPASLQPMPGHQPLISSLAFPDAGLGIMAQGGQGVPPSMRVLGANGPSSDLSTGSSGGYPDFPASPASWLDEVDHAQF; translated from the exons ATGGATCATGCTTTGAAGGAGGTGACACCCAGCAAGGAGTCTGCTAGTGCTGACATGTTGTTTGCTCTTCTGGCTCAGAATGAAGACCTGAGGAAAG AAATCCCTTTGTGTGCCGGCTGCAATCAACACATCATGGACAGATTTATTCTTAAAGTGTTGGACAGACACTGGCACAGTAAATGCCTCAAGTGCAATGACTGTCAGATCCAGCTGGCCGAGAAGTGCTTCAGCAGGGGGGACAGCGTCTACTGCAAAGACGACTTCTTCAA GAGGTTTGGGACAAAATGTGCAGCCTGCCAACAAGGGATTCCCCCCACCCAGGTGGTGAGGCGTGCCCAGGAGTTTGTGTACCACCTGCATTGCTTCTCCTGCATTGTGTGTAAGCGGCAGCTAGCTACCGGGGATGAGTTTTACCTAATGGAGGATAGTAGGCTGGTGTGCAAGGCCGACTACGAAACGGCAAAGCAGAGAG AAGCGGAATCGACAGCCAAAAGGCCAAGGACGACCATTACTGCAAAGCAGCTGGAGACACTGAAAAATGCCTATAACAACTCCCCAAAACCTGCCAGACACGTCCGAGAGCAGCTGTCATCGGAGACAGGCCTGGATATGAGAGTGGTGCAG GTCTGGTTTCAAAATAGAAGAGCAAaagagaaaagattaaaaaaagatGCTGGGAGACAACGATGGGGGCAGTACTTCAGAAACATGAAAAGGTCGAGAGGAAATTCTAAATCTGATAAGGACAGTATCCAGGAAGAAGGTCCGGACAGCGATGCAGAAGTCTCTTTTACAG ATGAGCCCACCATCTCAGAAATGAACCATTCCAATGGGATTTATAACACTTTAAATGAGGCATCGCCAGTTCTGGGCAGGCAGGCTGGAAGCAATGGTGCCTTCTCTTTGGAACATGGCGGCATCCCAGCTTCAGACCAGTATCATGACCTAAGATCCAACAGCCCCTACGGAATACCTCAGTCTCCAGCATCATTACAGCCAATGCCAGGCCACCAGCCGTTGATTTCAAGCTTGGCATTCCCTGATGCCGGATTGGGTATAATGGCGCAAGGTGGGCAAGGAGTGCCACCTTCCATGAGAGTATTAGGCGCAAATGGACCAAGTTCTGACCTCTCCACTGGTAGTAGTGGTGGATATCCAGATTTTCCTGCCAGTCCTGCTTCTTGGTTAGATGAAGTTGACCATGCTCAGTTTTGA